Proteins from a single region of Paraburkholderia sp. PGU19:
- the hpnJ gene encoding hopanoid biosynthesis associated radical SAM protein HpnJ has translation MKTLFLQAPSYDGFDGGAGSRYQAKREIRSFWYPTWLAQPAALIPDSRVLDAPADGLSVDISLEIAQQYDLVIIHTSTPSFPTDALFAEDLKKRKPSVLIGMVGAKVAVDPHNSLTASAAIDFVCREEFDFTCKEIAEGLPFAQIKGLSYRAADGSIEHNEARPILENMDELPFVAPVYKRDLKIDNYFIGYLKHPYVSIYTGRGCRSKCTFCLWPQTVGGHRYRTRSVENVLEEVKWIRDNMPEVKEIMFDDDTFTDFKPRVEEIAHGLGKLGVTWSCNAKANVPYATLKIMKENGLRLLLVGYESGDDQILLNIKKGLRTDIARRFSEDCRKLGIKIHGTFILGLPGETQETIQKTIEYAKDINPHTIQVSLAAPYPGTTLYKQAVENGWLEENKVINLVSKEGVQLAAIGYPHLSREEIYHHLEQFYRQFYFRPSKIWEIVREMLVSWEMMKRRLREGVEFFRFLRAHEA, from the coding sequence ATGAAAACCCTGTTCTTGCAGGCGCCGTCGTACGACGGGTTTGATGGTGGTGCGGGTTCGCGCTATCAGGCCAAGCGTGAGATTCGCTCGTTCTGGTATCCGACGTGGCTCGCGCAGCCCGCCGCACTCATCCCCGACAGCCGTGTGCTCGACGCCCCTGCCGACGGCCTGTCCGTCGACATATCACTCGAGATCGCGCAGCAATACGATCTGGTAATCATCCACACCAGCACGCCGTCCTTTCCGACCGACGCACTGTTCGCCGAAGACCTGAAGAAGCGCAAGCCTTCCGTGCTGATCGGCATGGTCGGTGCGAAGGTCGCCGTCGATCCGCACAACTCGCTGACGGCGAGCGCGGCGATCGATTTCGTTTGCCGTGAAGAGTTCGACTTTACCTGCAAGGAAATCGCCGAAGGTCTGCCGTTCGCGCAGATCAAAGGCCTGAGCTATCGCGCGGCCGACGGTTCGATCGAGCACAATGAGGCACGCCCGATCCTCGAGAACATGGACGAGCTGCCGTTCGTCGCACCGGTCTACAAGCGCGATCTGAAGATCGACAACTACTTCATCGGCTATCTGAAGCACCCGTATGTGTCGATTTACACGGGCCGCGGCTGCCGCTCGAAATGCACTTTCTGCCTGTGGCCGCAAACAGTGGGTGGCCATCGCTACCGCACGCGCTCCGTCGAGAACGTGCTCGAAGAAGTGAAGTGGATCCGCGACAACATGCCCGAAGTGAAGGAGATCATGTTCGACGACGACACCTTCACCGACTTCAAGCCGCGCGTCGAGGAAATCGCGCACGGTCTCGGCAAGCTCGGCGTCACGTGGTCATGCAACGCGAAGGCGAACGTGCCGTACGCGACGCTGAAGATCATGAAAGAGAACGGCCTGCGCCTGCTGCTGGTCGGCTACGAATCGGGCGACGACCAGATTCTGCTGAACATCAAGAAGGGCCTGCGCACCGACATCGCGCGACGCTTCTCCGAAGACTGCCGCAAGCTCGGCATCAAGATTCACGGCACATTCATTCTCGGCCTGCCGGGCGAGACGCAGGAGACGATCCAGAAGACCATTGAGTACGCGAAGGACATCAATCCACACACGATCCAGGTTTCGCTCGCCGCGCCGTATCCGGGCACGACGCTTTATAAGCAGGCCGTCGAAAACGGCTGGCTCGAAGAGAACAAGGTGATCAACCTTGTGAGCAAGGAAGGCGTGCAGCTGGCGGCGATCGGCTATCCGCATCTCTCGCGTGAAGAAATCTATCACCATCTCGAACAGTTCTACCGGCAGTTCTATTTCCGTCCGTCGAAGATCTGGGAGATCGTGCGCGAGATGCTGGTGAGCTGGGAGATGATGAAGCGGCGTCTGCGTGAAGGTGTGGAGTTCTTCCGTTTCCTGCGCGCACACGAAGCATGA
- the hpnI gene encoding bacteriohopanetetrol glucosamine biosynthesis glycosyltransferase HpnI translates to MLRFWLAAVCGTGAALGIAYTLLASALIPRFFARPTSGASNYPPVTVVKPLHGDEWDLLSNLSSFCQQDYPGEVQYLFGVHDAADPALKSVDELRSLYPLAHITVVADARLYGPNRKIGNIVNMLPQAAHDVMIFADSDVSVSTDYLRVIVGELQKPGVGLVTCIYGGKSAPGLWPSLAANAINYHFFPGVITGLTLGLAEPCMGPTIAMRRATLERIGGFEQFAHHLAEDHAIGQAVRMTGESVAIPPFSISHACVETSATRLISHELRWSRTIRSIDPAGHLGSALMHPFAFAILAVAMSGAAPWSWSLAAVALLTRAWLKLRADQALGHVDRRLWLLPIWDIALFLVFVASHISTRVTWRGFTFRVDGNGMLHPLRDEEEKPGRQPT, encoded by the coding sequence ATGCTTCGCTTCTGGTTGGCAGCGGTGTGCGGAACGGGCGCCGCACTCGGCATCGCTTACACGCTTCTGGCCAGCGCATTGATCCCGCGATTCTTCGCGAGGCCGACTTCTGGTGCCTCCAATTACCCGCCTGTCACGGTCGTCAAGCCGCTACACGGTGACGAGTGGGATTTGCTCAGCAACCTGTCGAGCTTCTGTCAGCAGGATTATCCAGGGGAAGTGCAGTATCTGTTCGGCGTGCACGATGCGGCAGACCCAGCGCTGAAATCGGTTGACGAGTTGCGCTCGCTCTACCCCCTGGCGCACATCACCGTGGTAGCGGATGCTCGCCTGTACGGACCGAACAGGAAGATCGGCAACATCGTGAACATGCTGCCGCAGGCCGCGCATGATGTGATGATCTTTGCAGACAGCGATGTGAGTGTGAGCACGGATTATTTGCGCGTCATCGTCGGCGAATTGCAAAAGCCGGGTGTGGGCCTCGTAACGTGCATCTATGGCGGGAAATCAGCCCCTGGACTGTGGCCGAGTCTGGCTGCCAATGCGATCAACTATCATTTTTTTCCCGGCGTTATAACCGGCTTGACACTGGGTCTGGCAGAACCATGTATGGGACCGACGATTGCAATGCGTCGCGCTACGCTGGAGAGGATCGGCGGTTTCGAGCAGTTTGCCCATCACCTTGCCGAGGACCACGCGATCGGCCAGGCGGTGCGTATGACCGGTGAGAGCGTTGCGATTCCACCGTTCTCCATTTCCCATGCCTGCGTAGAAACGAGTGCCACGAGACTGATCTCGCACGAATTGCGCTGGAGCCGCACGATCCGCTCCATCGACCCGGCAGGCCATCTTGGTTCTGCGCTGATGCATCCGTTCGCGTTTGCCATCCTGGCGGTCGCGATGTCGGGTGCGGCGCCCTGGTCATGGTCACTTGCTGCGGTCGCGCTCCTGACGCGCGCATGGTTAAAGTTGCGGGCGGACCAGGCTTTGGGCCACGTCGATCGGAGGCTTTGGTTGTTGCCAATATGGGACATTGCATTGTTTCTTGTTTTCGTCGCGAGCCACATTTCGACGCGGGTGACCTGGCGCGGCTTTACTTTCCGCGTCGACGGAAACGGCATGCTACATCCGCTACGCGACGAAGAGGAAAAGCCGGGACGACAGCCAACATAA
- a CDS encoding divalent metal cation transporter, with protein MLADCDAGNIVTAAQSGAQWGLQLLPVLLGLIPLLYMVQELTVRLGIFTGRGYGELIRMHFGSQWAWVSALGLAIAVFGSLVTEFTGVAGVGEMYGISRSVTLPLAVVVLIGTVLTGSHKRADKIAIVIGAFELTFFAVAWKAHPHFRDLLRQLPHLPVGNREFGYLAAALIGATFNPWMIFYQQAAVADKKLSPADHMAARVETAVGAVLTQLLTAAVLVAAAATLSGNGQPRSLQSIGEISDALATVVGAQAGRILFSAGVLGASVVAAIVSSLALAWGLGEVAGYRRSLEDRPTTAPWFYGVYVASVTGSACVVWLAPDLVMLNVAAQVLNALMLPLVLGLLLALSVTVLPYQQRPRKGYLWLLCGIAGMVCAAALIGAGRGRLS; from the coding sequence ATGCTCGCGGACTGCGACGCGGGAAATATCGTGACAGCCGCGCAGAGCGGCGCACAATGGGGCCTGCAACTGTTGCCGGTGCTGCTTGGACTTATTCCTCTGCTCTACATGGTTCAGGAACTCACGGTCCGTCTGGGCATCTTTACCGGGCGAGGCTACGGTGAACTGATCCGCATGCACTTTGGTTCCCAGTGGGCATGGGTTTCAGCGCTCGGGCTGGCCATTGCAGTGTTCGGTTCACTGGTCACTGAGTTCACTGGCGTCGCAGGCGTCGGCGAAATGTATGGCATCTCCCGCTCCGTCACGCTGCCGCTTGCAGTCGTCGTCCTGATTGGTACCGTGCTGACCGGCTCGCATAAACGCGCCGACAAGATCGCGATCGTCATCGGGGCCTTTGAACTGACGTTCTTTGCAGTTGCCTGGAAGGCGCATCCGCACTTTCGTGACCTGCTGCGTCAGTTGCCCCATCTGCCCGTCGGCAACCGCGAATTTGGCTACCTTGCTGCTGCGCTGATTGGAGCGACCTTCAATCCGTGGATGATCTTCTATCAGCAGGCGGCCGTAGCGGACAAAAAGCTCTCTCCAGCAGATCATATGGCGGCCCGGGTTGAAACGGCTGTCGGCGCGGTACTCACGCAGCTGTTGACCGCCGCTGTCCTTGTCGCCGCAGCGGCGACGCTGTCGGGAAATGGTCAACCGCGCTCTTTGCAGAGCATCGGGGAAATCAGTGATGCGCTCGCGACAGTGGTAGGCGCACAGGCGGGACGAATTCTGTTCAGCGCTGGTGTGCTGGGCGCATCTGTGGTCGCAGCCATTGTCAGCTCACTGGCGCTCGCATGGGGGCTGGGTGAAGTGGCGGGATACCGGCGGTCGCTCGAAGACCGCCCCACGACGGCGCCCTGGTTCTACGGGGTGTACGTGGCTTCCGTTACTGGCAGCGCCTGCGTGGTCTGGCTGGCACCAGACCTGGTCATGTTGAACGTCGCAGCACAGGTCCTCAACGCACTGATGTTGCCCCTTGTGCTCGGCTTGCTCCTCGCGCTCAGCGTTACTGTGCTGCCGTATCAGCAGCGGCCGCGAAAAGGGTATCTGTGGCTGCTCTGCGGGATTGCAGGGATGGTTTGTGCCGCGGCGCTGATAGGCGCCGGGAGGGGCCGGCTTTCTTGA
- the gspG gene encoding type II secretion system major pseudopilin GspG, protein MHPGHHPARATGQEKRRSLTLIQSMVLIAILGVLAVLIVPKIMTHSSEARRDAARHDIETITRALKLYRSDNGYYPTQKQGLRALIEKPSTDPAPNRWKSGGYLERLPKDPWGHSYQYLNPGVHDEIDVFSYGAAGKSGSGGDETDIGSWH, encoded by the coding sequence ATGCACCCAGGTCATCACCCGGCCAGAGCGACCGGTCAAGAGAAACGGCGCAGTTTGACGCTCATTCAGAGTATGGTGTTGATCGCGATTCTTGGCGTGCTCGCGGTGCTGATCGTGCCGAAGATCATGACTCATTCGAGTGAGGCGCGTCGAGACGCGGCGCGCCACGACATCGAAACGATCACGCGGGCACTCAAGCTTTATCGCAGCGACAATGGGTACTACCCCACCCAGAAGCAAGGGCTGCGCGCGTTGATTGAAAAGCCCTCCACCGACCCGGCGCCCAACAGATGGAAGTCCGGTGGCTATCTGGAGCGTCTGCCGAAGGATCCGTGGGGGCATTCCTATCAGTATTTGAACCCGGGTGTCCATGACGAGATTGATGTGTTCAGCTATGGTGCCGCGGGCAAGTCTGGTAGTGGGGGGGACGAGACCGACATAGGGTCATGGCACTGA
- a CDS encoding SMP-30/gluconolaconase/LRE-like region family protein has product MKRICAAFFAAVLSATVASECQGQYTTDWIANTFGTNATHVGNAARSMWVAPEGTIYTASMWDENEGGIAIYKSGLNAGSIGAHGEPQGSAITGNATKLWAPRQWGRVNGVYSSGLVIRYDRVTGTFDQSIQVSCDTAERRADVITGIATWSHFWVASDNPCARMRLYDTNGTWLRDIAVTDPGAVAFDRNGNILVAQEAEGTVLQVSQTGTILHTLTLPSGEVPHALYFDPTTQYLWIGDAGPDQNAKIYDTRTWTLNSTFGVKGGYLDTTTGTKGQVGSLRFARIDGIGKDSAGNLYILSQPWGGSWDHGRTGGTDLYEYSPTGKLLYNLRALNFEAIAAPDPAADATVFYSGVNIYSGTGSADWKFVANTVDPFTYPSDPRLDVTYRGRGLHFGMIASAGANRVLVATDQNPDGFYFFHFDPAQGYTAVPDGVLPGTLFNATARVRNGFCLDSRGDVWAGLDKTNQIWHWPLTGFDANGKPSWGTPVTVTVPASIGDLSRIIYLPESDTMILGQRITGSTDWTGIGTRVEVYHGWLAGNTTNPNPVITLTSANPKSLTAAGNYLFVGYVHTVPNIDAFNLTTGSLDNTFINSNPSNVYVGNDVDSMYGLRSYLRSTGEYVVTKDNYNGSSIVVYRWTP; this is encoded by the coding sequence TGCTCAGCGCGACGGTCGCGTCAGAATGTCAGGGGCAGTATACGACCGACTGGATAGCGAATACGTTTGGGACTAACGCCACTCACGTAGGTAACGCCGCGCGTTCGATGTGGGTTGCGCCAGAAGGCACCATTTACACCGCGTCCATGTGGGACGAGAACGAGGGCGGCATTGCGATCTACAAGAGTGGTTTGAACGCCGGCAGCATTGGCGCGCATGGTGAACCACAAGGCAGTGCCATCACCGGCAATGCCACCAAGCTCTGGGCACCGCGCCAGTGGGGGCGCGTGAACGGGGTCTACTCGAGCGGCCTGGTGATCAGATACGACCGGGTGACGGGGACGTTTGACCAGAGCATCCAGGTCTCGTGCGACACCGCCGAGCGGCGCGCCGATGTGATCACCGGTATCGCCACCTGGTCCCACTTCTGGGTGGCGAGCGACAACCCGTGCGCGCGCATGCGACTTTACGACACCAATGGCACCTGGCTGCGTGACATTGCCGTGACTGACCCCGGCGCAGTTGCGTTCGACCGCAATGGCAACATCCTCGTCGCTCAGGAGGCAGAGGGCACCGTCCTTCAGGTCAGCCAGACCGGCACCATCCTGCATACGCTCACCCTGCCCAGTGGCGAAGTCCCCCATGCGCTCTACTTCGACCCAACCACGCAGTATCTTTGGATCGGCGACGCAGGACCGGACCAGAACGCGAAGATCTACGACACGCGCACGTGGACGCTGAACAGTACATTCGGGGTGAAGGGTGGCTATCTGGATACAACGACTGGTACGAAAGGCCAGGTGGGGAGCCTGCGCTTCGCGCGCATCGACGGAATCGGCAAAGACTCGGCCGGCAACCTCTACATCCTCTCGCAGCCGTGGGGAGGCTCATGGGACCATGGACGCACAGGAGGCACAGACCTCTACGAATACAGTCCGACAGGCAAACTCCTCTACAACCTGCGTGCACTGAATTTCGAGGCGATAGCCGCCCCCGATCCGGCGGCTGACGCAACCGTGTTCTATTCCGGCGTGAACATCTATTCAGGCACAGGTAGTGCGGACTGGAAGTTTGTCGCTAACACCGTTGACCCGTTCACGTATCCGTCCGACCCCCGCCTCGACGTGACTTACCGGGGGCGCGGCCTGCACTTCGGCATGATTGCGAGCGCAGGAGCGAACAGGGTGCTAGTCGCCACTGACCAGAACCCCGACGGCTTCTACTTCTTCCACTTTGACCCTGCCCAGGGCTACACTGCCGTCCCGGATGGGGTATTGCCGGGCACGCTATTCAATGCCACTGCGCGGGTTCGCAACGGCTTCTGCCTCGACAGCAGGGGTGACGTGTGGGCCGGGCTCGACAAGACCAACCAGATCTGGCACTGGCCGCTGACCGGGTTCGATGCGAACGGCAAGCCGTCATGGGGAACGCCCGTGACTGTGACAGTTCCTGCATCGATCGGTGACCTGAGCCGCATCATCTACCTGCCCGAAAGCGACACGATGATTCTCGGGCAGCGGATCACGGGCAGCACGGACTGGACCGGCATCGGAACCCGCGTAGAGGTCTACCATGGGTGGCTCGCCGGCAACACGACCAACCCGAACCCGGTTATCACGCTCACCAGTGCCAATCCGAAGTCCCTCACTGCTGCCGGCAACTACCTGTTCGTTGGCTACGTCCACACCGTGCCCAACATCGATGCCTTCAACCTGACGACGGGCAGCCTGGACAACACGTTCATCAACAGCAACCCCAGCAACGTGTACGTCGGCAATGACGTGGATTCGATGTACGGTCTTCGATCTTACCTTCGATCGACCGGCGAGTACGTGGTCACGAAGGATAACTACAACGGCTCCAGCATTGTTGTTTACCGTTGGACTCCCTGA